A stretch of DNA from Fibrobacter sp. UWB11:
ACGTAAGACTATTACTCCTGATCCGTATGCAAAACCGATAGCGAAACCGCTACCGCCTTCTAAGAGCTTGCCCGGCAAACTCAAGCAGTTCCAGGCGCCCACGCGTGCGGATTTTGACCTCGTGAGCCCTTACGGTGCTGCTGGCGACCAGCCCAAAGCCATCGAAGAATTGACCGAAGGATTCAAAAACGGCGAACAGTTCCAGACGCTTCTCGGCGTAACCGGTTCCGGCAAAACTTTCACGATGGCAAACGTCATCAAGAATGTCGGGAAGCCAACGCTCATTCTCACGCATAACAAGACGCTCGCCGCCCAGCTCTATCAAGAATTCAAGTCGTTCTTCCCGAACAACGCGGTGGAATACTTCGTCAGCTATTACGACTACTTCCAGCCCGAAGCGTACATTCCGCACACGGACACGTTCATCGAGAAAGACGCGAGCATCAACGATGAAATCGACAAGCTCCGTCTGCGCGCAACGGCCAACCTCCTCACACGCCGCGATGTCATTATCGTTGCTTCCGTGAGCTGCATTTACGGTTTGGGAAGCCCGAGTGAATACTTCGACTTGATGGTACGCATCAAGAAGGGTGACATTTACGACCGCGACAAGATTCTGCGAGACCTTGTCCACATCCAGTATTCACGCAACGATTTTAGCCTCGACCGCGGCACATTCCGCGTCCGCGGCGACGTCATCGAAGTGCACCCGAGCTACGACGAAGACGGGCTGCGCATTGAGCTTTTCGGAGACGAAGTCGATCGCCTTTACCGCTTCAACATCGTCACCGGCGAAGTCATCAAGGAAGTTGAAGAACTCACCATCGCCCCCGCAAAGCACTTTGTCACCAAAGAAGAAAACCGCGCGGGCATGTTACAGCGCATACAGATGGAACTCACCGACCGCCTCGCCGAACTCGATAAAGAAGGCAAAGTGCTGGAATCGGCACGCCTTTCAAGCCGCACCCGCTACGACATGGAAATGCTCCGAGAAACCGGCATGTGCAACGGCATCGAAAACTACTCGCGCATCATCGAAGACCGTGCTCCGGGCACACGCCCATTCACACTCATCGACTACTTTGGCGACGATTGGCTTTTGATGATTGACGAATCGCACGTGAGCATCCCGCAAGTGGGCGGCATGGCCGAAGGCGACAAATCCCGCAAGACCACGCTCGTGCAATATGGGTTCCGCCTTCCCTGCGCTCTCGACAACCGCCCGATGAACTTCGCCGAATTCGAGTACATGTACCCGAAACAGGTGCTCTTTGTGAGCGCCACGCCTGGCGACTACGAACTCAAAAAGACTAGCGGTGTCGCGACCGAACAGATTAACCGACCGACCGGACTTTTGGACCCGAAGATTGAGCTGTTCCCGATCCAAGGGCAAATGGATGTGCTCCTGTACCGCATCGAAGAAGTCGTGAAAAACGGCGACCGCGTACTCGTCACGACGCTTACCAAGAAGATGGCGCAAGACCTCACGGAATTTTTCATCGAAGCAAACATCCGAGCCAAGTACCTCCATAGCGATATCAAGACACTCGAGCGCCACGAACTCATCCGCGGGCTCCGCAGCGGCGAATTTGACGTACTCGTGGGCATCAACCTCTTGCGCGAAGGCCTAGACCTCCCCGAAGTGAGCATGGTTGCCATCCTCGACGCCGACAAGGAAGGCTTTTTGCGCAACTACCGCAGCCTTATCCAGACGATGGGCCGCGCAAGCCGCAACGTGAACGGCACCGTCCTTTTGTTCGCGGACAATATGACCGAAAGTCTGCAAAAGGCCATTGACGAGACGAACCGCCGCCGCGGCCTCCAGGAAGAATTCAACAAGGAACACGGGATTACCCCAAAGTCCGTCACCCGCAAAATCGAAGAAGACCTGCGAATCATCGACCCGCTCGGTGACATCGGTGACGACAACGAAATTGACGAGCTGTGTCATCCTGAGCGAAGTGAAACGGAGTCGAAGGATCTCAGCGAAGACTTCACCCCCGGCATCCGTCCGATGGAACCGTTGCAGCCCTCACGCTTCAGGAAAAACTCCTCGAAGAAAGCGTCCCCCGGCAACCGTTCCGCGGCATCCCCCTCTAACGTCATTGCGAGCCAAGGGCGAAGCAATCCAGGCGCTTCCAAGCTCGCCGACCTGGAACGCCAAATGAAAGAGGCTGCAGCCCGCCTGGACTTCGAGGAAGCCGCCCGAATCCGCGATATTATACGCTCCATGGACGTTTAGTGTATAAAATTGTTTACAAATTTATTATAATGTCCATCACAGTCCTGTAATTACACTACTGTTTCGTAAACAATTTTTTGTATTATTATAAAAAGAAAAAATCTTGGTGCTTTTTTCCCATAATTTGTTTATTTTAACCTAAAGATTACATAGAAAGGGTATTACAATGAATTCAAAATTTGTCACACCTCTTATTTTTAGTTCGGCTCTCACATTGGGAGCGTTAAGCTTTGTTGCTTGTGGTGAAGATAGTAACCCCGGTTTTCCCGGTGGCCAGTCTACCGGTAATAGCTCTTCCAGCGTTTACGTTCCGCCAGAGCCAACACCGACCACAGCTATTGTATTCTCGGCTCTCAGCGCACCTCCGAGCCTTACAAAGATTGTTTTCGATGGCACTTTGACACTTGACCTCAGCGACTCGAACACGGTCATGGACATTAATGCAGTCCGCTTCACTGGTGTCGACTTCATGATTGTCAAAAAAGAAACCCAAGTACCGCAGGGTACCGTAAACATAGCTCAGCCTAGGGACTACGTAAACACCTTGGTCTCTACAGTCAGCTTGTCTGAAATGGGTGTCACCACGGACCTCGATGTCGGCTATACCGATTGCGGTGAGTTCGAACTCATCATCACGGCATACGCAGACGATGGCTACGTGCCTTCGACCTCTGTTGCAAGAATTCCGTTTACTCGTAGCGAAGAAAAGTGCAAGGTTCCGGAAAGTTCTTCTTCTGCAGAACCGGAAGCACCGGGCATTCCGCTCACGTCTGTCGAACTCCAGTTCAACACCAAAATCAACAGATGCTTTAGCGCTGCAACCGGAGCAATCTCTGCAGACGAAACCGGCGATGTTTGCTTCAAGGCTACAAGTTCAACGGCTATTGGTTTGTACAGCACAACCGGATTTAAGTTTGCAATCTACAACAACAGAAACGATGGTGATGACTGGAACGACTGGACACCGAACTGGCTGCCGGATGTTCCGCAAACAACTAGCTTCACCTACCTTTCTAGCTCCTTGCAAGAAACCATTGGAAACTTCATCAGTGAAATCGGTGAACAGTTCGTCGTTGGCGTAGCCCCGACATACGCTCCGCTCACTGGTTCTGCAGCAGGTTTCGTAGCATTCGGCGTAAAGGAATCCATTCCGCCTGATGCAAACGGCAACGTCACAATGACGCTTATTATCTACAAGGCCGCTCAGTAATTAAAGTTTCTATGCTTTTTCAGGACCCTCGTCACGAGGGTCCTTTTTTGTATGTCATTCCGGCCTCCGTGCCGGGATTGTCTTTTCATTTTTCTATCTTTGCGCCGTAAACATTAAAATGGAGTAAATCATGCTCAAGAAACTTTCCAATTTCCCTGGCATCAAGGGCCCGGTCGTCACCATCGTGATGGACGGTTTTGGTATCACCGATAAGGTCGAAGGCAACGCCATCAAGGCTGCCCGCACCCCGACTCTCGACAACCTCTTCAAGATGTACCCGAACGTTCTCTTGAAGGCCCACGGTCGCGCCGTCGGTATGCCGACCAACGAAGACATGGGTAACTCCGAAGTCGGCCACAACGCTATCGGTGCTGGCCAGGTGTACAACCAGGGTGCAGCCCTCGTTGCAGACGCAATCAACAGCGGCGACATCTTCGGCCGCGACGCTTGGAAGGAAATTGCCGGCAACGCCCGCGAAAAGAACACCGTCCTCCACTTCATCGGCCTCTTCAGCGACGGTAACGTTCACTCCAACATTTCTCACCTCAAGGCCATGGTCGCTCAGGCCAAGAAGGAAGGCCTCAAGAAGGTCCGCGTTCACATTCTCCTCGACGGTCGTGACGTTCCGGAAACCTCCGCTCTCGATTACGTCGGCCCGTTCGAAAAGTTCCTCGACGAACTCCGCTCTCCGGAATTCGACGTTTGCATCGCTTCTGGCGGTGGCCGTATGCAGATTACCATGGACCGTTACAACGCTAACTGGAAGATGGTGGAACTCGGCTGGAAGACTCACGTGCTCGGCGAAGGCCGCTACTTCGACAACGCTACGCAGGCTATCGAAACTCTCCGTGGCGAAACCAAGGCTATTGACCAGGACCTCCCGCCGTTCGTGATTGCTAAGGACGGCCAGCCAGTCGGTACCATCAACGATGGCGACTCCGTGGTGTTCTTCAACTTCCGTGGCGACCGCGCTATCGAAATCACCCGCGCCTTCGAAGAAGAATCCTTCAACGAATTTGACCGCAAGCGCTTCCCGCACGTCTGCTACGCTGGCATGCTCCAATACGACGGCGACCTCAAGCTCCCGAACCGCTTCCTCGTTCCGCCTCCGGCCATCAAGGAAACCAGCGGCGAATGGCTCGCTGAAACGGGCGTGAAGCAGTTCGCCTGCTCCGAAACGCAGAAGTACGGCCACGTCACTTACTTCTGGAATGGTAACCGTTCCAGCAAGTTCGACGGCGAAACCTACCTCGAAATCGAATCTGACGTTGTTCCGTTCGAACAGCGCCCGTGGATGAAGGCCGCCGAAATCACCGACGCCATGATCGAAGCCTTGAAGAGCGGCAAGTACCAGACGCTCCGCTGCAACTTCCCGAACGGCGATATGGTGGGCCACACCGGTAGCTTCCGCGCCGCTACGATGGCTATCGAAGCTGTGGACATCGGCCTCGCACGACTCCTCCCGGTGATCGACGCCCTCGGTGGTGTTGCCATCATCACGGCTGACCACGGTAACGCCGACGAAATGTACGAAATCGACAAGAAGACCGGCATGCCGAAGGTCAACAAGGACGGTACGTTCAAGGCCAAGACCAGCCACACCCTCAACAAGGTTCCTTGCATCCTTTACGATAACGTCACTGGCGGCAAGCTCGGCCTTAAGGAAGGCGACTGGGGTCTTTCCAACATCGCTGCAACGACAGCAAACCTCCTCGGCCTCGAAAAGCACGAAGCCTGGGACGATTCCATGCTCATTATCAAGTAAAAACGTCATTGCGAGCCCTGCAAGGGCGAAGCAATCCACAAGAATTCAAAAAAGGAACCCTTCGGGGTTCCTTTTTTTGCATATAGCCCATTTTTGGGGTGATACTAGCCACGTTGCAAAAATATTTTTTCATTTTACTATCAAAAAACGTATTTTTAATTGTAAAAAAGACGTGGTGATGAGGAAATTTTTATGACCGATCCCAAGAAGAGCAAAGGCGGTTTTGGAATAGTCGAAGCTTTGGTAGCGGCGGCTGTACTTGGTTTTATGTACATGGCTATAATGAACATGCACGGAGGAAACCACGATTCCCTGCTACGCATTCGAGGCCGTGACGGAGCAACCGAAGTCGCCCAGAACCTTATCGATTCCCTTGGGGCACTTGGACTTGCCAGCCTTTACGACGAAAATCTCGCCAAAGACGATGCCGGCAACATAAAACCTATAATTATCGACCCTATCGTGCGCACCTGGCAAGGCCAGCCTGGAGCTGTCACCAATACTATGACAGTGAACTACAGAGCCGAAATTACCGTTTCGCGCGATGACGAATACAAGACCAAGACCTCGTCCATGCTCCTTGGTACAGACAGCGTTGAGCACGTGTACGCCAAAAGGCTAGACGTCACCATCAGCTGGAAATTCAAGAACTCCACGCAGTCCATAAGCGTATCGGGGGTAGTCAAATGATTCCTTTTACAGACGAAAGGCAAAAATATAAAGCCGGTTTTACCCTCATGGAGCTCATGGTCTACATGGGCATTGTTGGCATTATTGTAGTTATCGCTGGCGAAGCATTTAGCAATTCTACCAAGGTCCGCGTACGCACCGACAACATGATTAGGGCAAACCAAGATGCAGGAAATATCGCATCAATCATTAAAGAAGACGTAGAACCGTTGGGAACAAAAAGCGCCAATGCGACTGGAAGCACCTCATTTACTTTTTCTGGAAAAAGAATCTACATGGACCCCGATAACGCAGACGGCGACAAAAGGGATTCATCCTCCTTCAGAATTGAATCTAGCGGCGGAAACAGCGTACTGACTTTCAAGCGCACGCGATACAACGAAGAAACAGGTGCATACCAAGCAATCGACTCCATTCGTTGGTACGTTGAAGACCGAATCCTCAAGCGCAGCTGTATCACTATAGAACCAGCATCCGGCTTTGCCTTACCCGATGACGATCCTTGCGTTACTTCGGGCAATGAACCCAACCCCGTAGAGATGGTCCCCAATGTTTCAGCCTTTAATGTCGAAGCCGCACAACCAGGAGCATTGGAAGGCGCCACGCAAATATTCCCGGCAAGCGGATCGAGCCAATACATGCTTTTTCCGCGCTTGGATGCAAGTGGCGAATATGACAGAACCTTTGTCTCTTTCAACACCGCCAATGAAACAAACGAAGCTTTTGCCGCAGGTACTGCAATTACACTTTCTGGTTTTTTCTCAAACTACAAGAACCAAGAAGACAATCTTGAAAACGCAATTTACGCCGAAGGTGATCAAAGAGTAAACCAAGCGATTGCCATAAACCCTTCCGATTACTTAGATGCCGACTGGAAAACGCAATGTGCAGAACACGGCGTCATGAACTTTGGTCCTGACACGGTCTACGAAATTTCATTTGAAGTGACATCTCAAGCCGATAAGGATAGAAGCATTAACTTTGTCCCAAATAAAGACCACATGTCTGTAGGCTTTAGAAAAAGTACTGGTGGCTATGCCATGTCACACGGTCACATTATATTGCCAGACTTTTTCTTTTATCCGCCCAATGCTGCAGATGGCGCAGGAAAGCGCGTCATGAGGTTTACAGTCCCTGAACACGTAGGAAGTGTATGCCTAGCATTCACCTTCGCATTCTATTCACCTCTAGTCGCATCGGGCTTGGTGACCATAAAAGATTTGAAAGTAACGCAGGTGGCTACAGCCAACTACAAGTTCAGCGGATTCAACTCAGAAGCAAGTAGCAATATAAAAGAAAAGAAAAAAGTGAAAGCATTAAAGCTCAGGTTGCAAATAAGCCGTGGTGCTAAAAACGGCGGCAGCGGTGAAACAGGTAACGTGGACTTGATTATTCCTATTCCGAGCAACGGAACGGGCGACTAATTTTAGTGTGAGAAGTGAGGTTTTCGATATGAGAACGGATTATTTAAAAAGCAGAGCCGGTGTTTCTCTTATCACCGTACTTATGTTTATGCTCGTTGCCACAATCGCAGCGACTGCCACTTGGAAATTTATCTCAAGTGAAGGATTCTCTAGCGCGAGTCGTATGCTCAAGCGCGAAGCCTACCAGAGCGCACAAGCGGGTATCGAAAACGCCCGTAGTTGGATGACATTCCACGGAAACGATGTAGGCGCCCTCATCAAGCAGTTCCAAGAAAAAGGTAAGCCCATCAACATTGATGACCAGTTGCGTCCCTTGCAAAAGGCTGGGCAAAACTATCACGTGTGGGTGACCGGTGTAAACACGACTAATTCGACATACAAGATAAAAGTTCTTTCTACAGGTGAATCCCGTAACGAAACGAGCCATACCGAAGTGGCCATATTCAATGTAGACGGCTTGTATCGTGTCAAATTACCTGTTACGCAATCATCTTCCAATTTTGCAGAAGCATTCCACGGAGAACTGAAATCCATTGACAAACTCAACATCGACAAGGCTGTAATCACGCAAACTCCAGACGTAAGAAACGCTGGAGGACAAGCCATGAATGACGTCACCGTAACAAATTATCTTATTTTGGATGGTTCCTTTTACGCCAACGATAAAAACAACATCAAAGAGCTATACGTAACAGGAGACGTCGGAACCTGTTCGGGAATCAATGTGACAAACAACATGTATGTTCACGGCAACTTTTATCCCGGCAACGTTAAATCCACTATTGGCGGTTCACTTTACGCAGAAGGGAATATTAATTTAAGAGATTTTTACCCTTACACAGCTATTACAGGGGGATGCTACAATGATAAACCTGGAGATCTAGAAGTTGGTGGCAACATCACGGCCGACACTCTTATTTATTATGACCATGGCGGTGCACACGCTTTTAATGCAAAAAGCAGCGTGGTATTCAATTCCATTAGATTTCCTTCGTCTTTCAACGATGCAACCGTCATTGACAGCATAATAGTAGGACACAATGTTTATGTCAAAGGAAATTCTCCAGGAAAAATGGGTAACGCCCAACCATGCACAGGTTACCCTCATTTCAGCAACAAAATCGACGGACGAGATGCAATTCGAAGAACCAGGTTTGGTTCAGGAGATGGAGATAAAATTTGGATTTATGGATTTTATACTTATCTAAGTGGTACCACTCCAAATAATTTTACAGTCTGCACAGAGACCGGTTCAACAACCGGCAAAAAAATCAATACAAAATGCAGAACAACGGATGGATTTACTTGTGCAAGATCACTAAATTACAACAAATGGCTTGGTTACAAAGGTCAATTCTTAGAAACAGAACCTTCAGAAGACGAAATCGCCAGTTGGAAAGCAAACAAACTCGACATATACAAAGCCAAATTAGAAGAAAGAGATGAATCGTGCGATCGAATAAAAACACCTATCCAGGTGAATACCAAAATTTTTGAACTCGGACTCACACATAGCAAGACATCTCCCAATGGTTGCAATGCCAATATATGGTCTGAATGGGATAACTCGACAGAACTTATGAATGAATGTTACCAAATAGCCAAAAACAATGGTAAACTATACAACGACAACTGGTTGATATTAGAGTTCGGCACCCCCATGGGGTGGCAAGCACACAAGATGGGCGGAACTTTAAACGGCAACTTTATCTTCAAGTTCAACGCAAACAGTACGAACCACTCGGCCTATCTCCCCGCAACATCAGGAAATTCCAAAGTGTTTCTGTATTTGCCGAATGGTTGGCCAAGCCCATCAAACTATGCTATTGAATTCGCCGAGAAAAGCGGCGACCACCGTTATTTCGTCTTTAGCGAAGATGATGTAGTCCGCTTTGACATGAATACTCTCGAAAACCCCATGAGCGGTTCTGTGGTCATGGGCAAAAATGCCTCTACCGGAAAATGCGCCAGCTTTAACACCGTAGGCAACAACACCTTATACGCCCGTTTTGACCAAGAATTGACAGAAGACCTTTCTGACGCCTCTATTATTTGCGACAACGACGGATCAAATACCTGTTCCGGCATGGCCGCCGCAAGTTCGAGTTCTGGAGGATCAGGTGGCGACGACGGTTACGACCATTACTATGTATCCATGGCCCCACAACTGGGCATTTCTCTTGAATCACAAACAAAGAGCTTTGAAAAAGTAACCGACAGTGACAACTTGGCCTCCTCATTTATCATATTACCCCGTGTAATATCCTTGCCCAATGACCCTTATGGAACTCTCGGCGACTATATCAACGTAATTACATTAAATAAGCCACAGAATGCAGCTCCACTAGCCAAGACAAACTTGGATCTCGGTTCGTGCACCAAGGTAAACAGCTACTCCTCTTTGGATATAAGCAGTTTGAACTCAAAAATGTTTTCTCCTGATGGGAACAGGCTCCCCAAAGGAACATACAAGTGCGATATTTCAGCAGATGGCTATGACGAAACCGTCCCGGTATGGCTTGCTATAGACAACAAGGAATTACGCAATTTGCACCAAGTTTCGTTTGCCGAACCAAGCCAAGAAATTGGTGGAAGCGAGACCAAGGACATCTATATACGTTTACAACCCAAGATTAATTCAATCGATTTGCAAGTTTCTTGCCCGACACCACCAAGCAACTGGAGTTATGAATATGTACTTAATGATGTTACTACAGGTGG
This window harbors:
- the uvrB gene encoding excinuclease ABC subunit UvrB; the protein is MPFAQDDNLNFTYYFSSDNMARARKTITPDPYAKPIAKPLPPSKSLPGKLKQFQAPTRADFDLVSPYGAAGDQPKAIEELTEGFKNGEQFQTLLGVTGSGKTFTMANVIKNVGKPTLILTHNKTLAAQLYQEFKSFFPNNAVEYFVSYYDYFQPEAYIPHTDTFIEKDASINDEIDKLRLRATANLLTRRDVIIVASVSCIYGLGSPSEYFDLMVRIKKGDIYDRDKILRDLVHIQYSRNDFSLDRGTFRVRGDVIEVHPSYDEDGLRIELFGDEVDRLYRFNIVTGEVIKEVEELTIAPAKHFVTKEENRAGMLQRIQMELTDRLAELDKEGKVLESARLSSRTRYDMEMLRETGMCNGIENYSRIIEDRAPGTRPFTLIDYFGDDWLLMIDESHVSIPQVGGMAEGDKSRKTTLVQYGFRLPCALDNRPMNFAEFEYMYPKQVLFVSATPGDYELKKTSGVATEQINRPTGLLDPKIELFPIQGQMDVLLYRIEEVVKNGDRVLVTTLTKKMAQDLTEFFIEANIRAKYLHSDIKTLERHELIRGLRSGEFDVLVGINLLREGLDLPEVSMVAILDADKEGFLRNYRSLIQTMGRASRNVNGTVLLFADNMTESLQKAIDETNRRRGLQEEFNKEHGITPKSVTRKIEEDLRIIDPLGDIGDDNEIDELCHPERSETESKDLSEDFTPGIRPMEPLQPSRFRKNSSKKASPGNRSAASPSNVIASQGRSNPGASKLADLERQMKEAAARLDFEEAARIRDIIRSMDV
- the gpmI gene encoding 2,3-bisphosphoglycerate-independent phosphoglycerate mutase — protein: MLKKLSNFPGIKGPVVTIVMDGFGITDKVEGNAIKAARTPTLDNLFKMYPNVLLKAHGRAVGMPTNEDMGNSEVGHNAIGAGQVYNQGAALVADAINSGDIFGRDAWKEIAGNAREKNTVLHFIGLFSDGNVHSNISHLKAMVAQAKKEGLKKVRVHILLDGRDVPETSALDYVGPFEKFLDELRSPEFDVCIASGGGRMQITMDRYNANWKMVELGWKTHVLGEGRYFDNATQAIETLRGETKAIDQDLPPFVIAKDGQPVGTINDGDSVVFFNFRGDRAIEITRAFEEESFNEFDRKRFPHVCYAGMLQYDGDLKLPNRFLVPPPAIKETSGEWLAETGVKQFACSETQKYGHVTYFWNGNRSSKFDGETYLEIESDVVPFEQRPWMKAAEITDAMIEALKSGKYQTLRCNFPNGDMVGHTGSFRAATMAIEAVDIGLARLLPVIDALGGVAIITADHGNADEMYEIDKKTGMPKVNKDGTFKAKTSHTLNKVPCILYDNVTGGKLGLKEGDWGLSNIAATTANLLGLEKHEAWDDSMLIIK
- a CDS encoding prepilin-type N-terminal cleavage/methylation domain-containing protein — protein: MIPFTDERQKYKAGFTLMELMVYMGIVGIIVVIAGEAFSNSTKVRVRTDNMIRANQDAGNIASIIKEDVEPLGTKSANATGSTSFTFSGKRIYMDPDNADGDKRDSSSFRIESSGGNSVLTFKRTRYNEETGAYQAIDSIRWYVEDRILKRSCITIEPASGFALPDDDPCVTSGNEPNPVEMVPNVSAFNVEAAQPGALEGATQIFPASGSSQYMLFPRLDASGEYDRTFVSFNTANETNEAFAAGTAITLSGFFSNYKNQEDNLENAIYAEGDQRVNQAIAINPSDYLDADWKTQCAEHGVMNFGPDTVYEISFEVTSQADKDRSINFVPNKDHMSVGFRKSTGGYAMSHGHIILPDFFFYPPNAADGAGKRVMRFTVPEHVGSVCLAFTFAFYSPLVASGLVTIKDLKVTQVATANYKFSGFNSEASSNIKEKKKVKALKLRLQISRGAKNGGSGETGNVDLIIPIPSNGTGD